ACGGGGAGCGCGCAACAGCCCGCGCGCGAAACCAGAGATCGGAAGGACATCATGGCTGAAAGCGCCATCGAGTCGCCCACCGATGTGGTCGACTTTCTCGTCAGTCAGCACCAGCAGATCAAGTCGTTGTTCGCCGAGGCGCTGGCGGCGTCCGGGAAGGACCGCGAGAAAGCCTTCGTCGAGCTCCGGCGACTGCTGGCCGTCCACGAGACGGCCGAAGAGGAGATCGTGCACCCGCGGGCCAAGCGGAAGCTTGCCGACGGCGCCGCGGTGGTCGAGGAGCGACTGCACGAAGAGCACGAGGCCAAGACCGTCCTGCAGAAGCTGGAGAAGCTCGACGTGGACAGCGCGGAGTTCACCCGCCTGTTGACCGAACTCCGCGACGCGGTCGTCGAGCACGCCGAGCACGAGGAGCGCGACGAGTTCTCCAAGCTGGGCCAGGAATTGAGCGGCGATGAGCTCGAACGGATGGGTCGCGCCGCCAAACTCGCCGAGGCGATCGCGCCGACCCGACCGCACGCCGGCGTCGAGTCGCAGGCGGCCAACCTGGCGGCCGGACCGTTCGCGGCGATGCTGGACCGGGCCCGCGACGCCATCGTCGGCAAGGGCTAACACCAACGGGGTGCCCCCACTCGAGGGGGAGAGGGGGCACCCCGGCCGGCCGCGCAGGTAAGGGAACGCGATGACCGCAACCAGGGCACCCGGTGCCACCCGTTACCTGCCGCAGGAGCGGGGGCTGGATTCGCTTCGAGCCGCGGCCGAATGTTGCCGCGGCTGCCCGCTTTTCGCCGACGCCACCCAAACCGTCTTCGGTCGCGGCGATCCGGGCGCGCCGATCATGCTGGTCGGTGAGCAACCGGGGGACCAGGAGGACCGCGCCGGTGAGCCGTTCGTCGGGCCGGCCGGGCGACTGCTTACCCGGGCCCTCGAAGAGGCCGGCATCGACCCGGCGTCAACGTATGTGACGAACGCGGTCAAGCACTTCAAGTTCAGCCGCAAGAGCGGCAAGCGACGCATCCACGAAAAGCCCGGCCGTACGGAGGTGGTCGCCTGCCGTCCCTGGCTGGTCGCCGAGATCGAGGCGGTCCGCCCGCACGTCATCGTGTGTCTCGGTGCGACCGCCGCGCAATCCCTTCTGGGAGCGGCGTTTCGGGTATCGGCCCAGCGTGGCGAACAAGTGCGGCTGCCGCCGTCCCTCGTCGACGTGGAGCCCGAGCCCATCGTGGTGGCCACGGTGCACCCGTCGGCGGTGTTGCGCGACCGCAGCGCCGGCCGTCACGAGGCCTACCGGATTTTCGTCGACGACCTGCGCGGTGTTCGCCGAGTCGCCGCCGAGCGCTGACCGGTCTCGGTCATCCCTTCTTGTGCGGCATGAACTCCTGCGCCTTGGTTTTGATGCCGACCTTGATGAAGCCGGCGCGGTCCTCGTCGCCCGAGAGGACCGCGGCGGTGGACGCCTTGAACTGATCCCAGGTGGCGTGCGGCGGGATGGGCGGCATGTCGGGGTCGGTGAAGACGTCGAGCACGGTGGGTCGGTCGGCCGACAGCGCGTTGCGCCACGCCCCATCGAGTTGGTCGGGGTCCTTGATGGCCATCGCGTTCAGGCCCAGGCTGGCCGCGAACGCGGCGAAGTCGACATCGGGAAGTGCCTGCGACTCATGGAATTTCGGCGCGCCCGCCATGGCGCGCATTTCCCAGGTGACCTGGTTGAGGTCGTCGTTGTGCAGGATCGCGACGATCAACCGGGGGTCTTCCCACTCCTGCCAGTACCGCTTGATCGTGATGAGTTCGGCCATGCCGTTCATCTGCATCGCGCCGTCACCGACAAACGCGATGACGGGCCGGCGCGGGTTGCCGAATTTGGCGCCGATCGCGTACGGCACACCGGGCCCCATCGTGGCGAGCGTGCCGGACAGCGAACCCCGCATGCTGCCGCGGAAGCGCAGGTTGCGGGCGTACCAGTTGGCCGCCGACCCGGAGTCGGCCGTCACGATGGCGTCGTCCGGCAATTGCGGGGAGAGTTCGGAGTACAGCCGCATCGGGTTGATGGGATCGGCGCTGACGTTTGCTTCCATGTCCATGGTCTCCCACCAGCGGGCCACGTTCTTCTCGATGGTCTCCCGCCACGACCGGTCCTCCTTGCGGCGCAGGTGCGGAATCAGGGCCCGCAGCGCGGTCTTCGCGTCGGCGACCAGGTTGACCTCGTACGGGTAGCGCATCCCGATGAGCCGGCCGTCCACATCGATCTGCACCGCGCGGGCCTGCCCGAATTCGGGCAGGAACTGCGTGTACGGGAAGCTGGACCCGACCGTGAGCAGCGTGTCGCAGTCCCGCATCAGCTCGTAGCTCGGCCGCGTCCCGAGCAGGCCGATAGAGCCGGTGACCCAAGGCAATTCGTCGGAGAGGACGTCCTTGCCCAACAGTGCCTTGGCCGCGCCGGCGCCCAACAGGTCGGCGACCTCGGCCAGCTCCGCGTGGGCCCCACGGGCGCCGGTGCCCACCAGCATGGCGACCTTCTTGCCCGCGTTGAGGACCTCGGCGGCGCGCGCGATGGCCGCGTCGTCGGGCGCGATCTCAGGGTACTCGATGCCCAGGCTGGAGGGCACCATCTTGAAGGCGTGCTCGGGCGGCGAGTAGGGCAGCTCCTGCACGTCGCTGGGGATGATCAACGCCGTCGGTGCCCGCTGGGTCATCGCGATGCGGATCGCGCGGTCCAGCACGTTCGGCAATTGCTCAGGGACGGTGACCATTTGGACGTAGTCGCTGGCGACGTCCTTGAACAGGTTCAGCAGGTCGACTTCCTGCTGGTAGTTGCCGCCCATGGCGGTGCGGTTGGTCTGCCCGACGATGGCCACCACCGGAACGTGGTCCAGTTTGGCGTCATAGAGGCCGTTGAGCAGATGGATCGCCCCCGGCCCCGACGTGGCCGCGCAGACCCCGACCCGGCCGGTGAATTTCGCGTAGCCGACCGCCTCGAAGGCGCTCATCTCCTCGTGGCGCGACTGAATGAATTTCGGCTTGTTGTCGGCGCGGCCCCACGCGGCGAGCAGCCCGTTGATGCCGTCACCGGGGTAGGCGAACACGTGCTCGACACCCCATGCCCGCAATCGCTCCAGTAGGTAGTCGGAGACCTCTTGCTTGGCCATTGATGTTCCTCTCTCGAAAGACGGTTTGCGACGGTGTTCGCTAAGTACGCCGGCCGGCGCAGGAGCCACGGTGAGGCGTGGTTTGCTGCGATGGCCCGCGGCCGTCTGTTTCGACCGCAACTTGGCGCGCAGGGGCCGCCAGGGCACTTCCCACAAGTCGTGGCATACCCGCGATCGCCGCTGTTATTCGCCGATTTTTGCGGGACGGCCGCGGTTTGTCCGAGGGATTTTCGCTCCGCGTCGGCGGTCAGGCGCTCTTGGGCAGCGCAGCTGGCCCGGACACGCTGTAGCCTTTCGTCACCCGACGGATCAGCATGCGGGTGGCCTTGTCCAAGATTTCCTGCGCCACGTCGGGGTGGCGGGCGCGTTCCGCGCGCCGCGTCGCCGCGGCGATCGTCAGCCCCTGTTCGTACCCGGTGACGACGCGGGGATCGACGTAGGAGCCGCGGGCCACCGCCGGGGTGTTGCCCAGCTCGCCGGCGACCTCCTTCATCACGGCGGACTCGACGCGCTTGGCCACCCGCTGCGAGACCGGCGGATCGGCGTCGGCGAACGCCGTGGCCGCCAGCACCGTCCCGTGCCAGGTACGCAGATCCTTGACGGTGTATTCGTCCCCGACCAACTCCTTGAATCGGGCGTTGAGGTCGTCGGACCGCACGTCGATCCAGCCGGACGCGGTGCGGCACACCAGCAGTCGTTCGGTGCGGTTGGGCCGGCGCATCAGCGCGCGCACCGCCCGGACCACTTCGGGGTCCTCGATTTCCACCGTGCGCCGCACGCCGCTCTTGGCGGGGAAGTCGAACGCGACCGCGTCGCTGCGGACCTGCACGTGTTCACACAGCAGGGTGGCCAGCCCGTAGGACTCGTTCTCCTCCGCATACTGCTCGCTGCCGGCGCGGAAGTAGCCGCGATCCAGCAGCCGCAACGCCACTGCGAGGACCCGCTTTCGCGTTAAACCGCTGCGCGCCAGGTCTTTAGCGATGACGGCCCGCCACTGTGGTAACCGGGTGGACAGTTCCAGGACGCGGTCGAATTTCTCCTCGGCGCGCTCCTGCTGCCATGCGGCGTGGTAGAGGTACTGGCGGCGGCCGGCGGCGTCGACGCCGACGGCCTGAATGTGCCCGTTGGGGTGCGGCGAGATCCACACGTTCTTCCAGGCGGGCGGGATGACGAGATCCTTGATCCGCTGCAGGGTTTCGGGGTCGGAGAGCGGTTCGCCGTCGGGCCGGTAATACGCGAAGCCCTTACCCCGGCGCTTGCGCGCGATCCCCGGCTTGCTCAGCACACTGCGACGCAGCCGCATCTTTCCCTCCAGTCACATTCGCTGACTGGACAATTACCCGCCGTCAGAGCCGTTCACACGTAAGGGAAACGACCCGCCACAGCGTCGTGGCGGGTCGCTTCCGTGCCGGGATCAACCGGCCATGAACTCCTGGTAGGCCGATTCCAGAACCGGCGGCAGGGCCTTGACGTTGCATTGCCGCTCGGTGTCGCCGATCGGTGCCAGGATGCCGCGCAGGTCGTAGTACTCCTGGGGGTGTGCCGTGAAGTAGCCCCGCAGGTTCGCCTCGGCCTCCGGCCGCGGCTGGCCATAGGCGGCCGTGACCACCTGGTTGGCGCCCGGGTGTGCCGCCAGGTACTGCTCCGCCGAGCCTCGCACGGACGAAACGGTGGCGTTCACGCCGCCGGGGCTGCAGTCGGGCGCTGCGGCCGCGGACGGCGCGCCGATAACACCCATGGTGATTCCGCCAAGCAGGCAGCCGGCACTGATGGCGGCCAGACGCCGACGCGCGACAATACTGCCGAATTTCATGTTCATTGTGTCCTTCGAAATTGCGAATTGGTTCTTCGACTGAGGTTCCCGATCCTCGAAAACCAAAGTAGCGGAACTAAAAAGTAGCTGTGTTCGCCCGCGATGCGTGCGAAGGCCGCGAACCCACCGATACGGCCACGGAACGCGACCGTTCACTAAGCGAACGATCAAATCCGTTCTTTGATGTTGAGAATTCTTACGGAGAACAAGGTGATTCTTAAGGAATTCTGATCAAGATCGTGACGGAATCGTGACCTGAAGCCGGTGCCACCGCGGGACTTTCACCGCCCGCGAATGGAGCCTTGGATCAGCTGGAGCGCTTCGGTGACCGAATCGGCCAAGGGCAGCCCGGGGCCCGTGACCAAGCGGGTCAGCCGGCGCAGCGCGACACCGCCGACCACGCTGCAGTGCAGTCCGGCGAGCCGGCACTCGTCCTGGACGACCAGCAGCACTCGAAGGCCCGCGCTGCCCAGGTAATTCACGCGGCTCAGGTCCAGGATCGGCGGGGCCCGCAACCGCACGAAACGGCGAATCGCCCGGGCGACCGGCGTTGGACGCATCGATCTCGCCCTTGACGCGGAGCACGGTCGCCAGGCCGTACGCCCACACGTCCAATTGCGCTCCAGCGCAATGGATTTCATAACAATGGAGTCGGCGTTCGGCGGTCGCTCAGACCCGGGAGAAATCCAGGCTGTGCAGCGACGCGAGGGCGCCTTCCCCGCCGTTGCCGCTCGCCGGTGGCAGCGACTGTAGCCAGGTCTCGACGTCGGGACCGACGACCACCGCCCGTTCGGGGGCCAACAGCGCTCCCGCGGCGAGCGCGGGAACCGCGGGCTGCACCGTGCGCATCGGGCGCCTATCACCCTGCCGCGCGAGCACTCTCGTGGCCAGCTCGGGTAGCCGGATGGTGTCCGGGCCGGTGATGCTGCGCGGCGCAGGGCTCTGTCCCAGGGCCGTCTCGACGAGTACGTCGGCGACGGTATCCGCGGCGATGGGCTGAATCAGCCAGTCCTCGACGATCACCTCGTCCCCGTGACAAGTCACCGGCCCCGAGGGGCCGGTGGCGGATTCATACCACGGTGTCGACTTGACGACCGTGGTCGGGACCGGGCCGTCGAGCAGGATCTCCTTCGCCGCCCGTTTGCCCTCGACGTAGGCAAGCCCGTCGAACACCGGATCGTCGATGCCCGCCATCATCGACACCACCAGGCGCTGGACTCCCTGCGCGGAGCAGACCCCCATCACGTTGCGGGAGGCGGTGGCCAACGCCTGCGTGACGCTGGGTTGACCGTCGTCCGGCACGGGGTTGGAAACGTCGATCGCGACGTCGACTCCCTTGAGCGCCCGGTACAGGCTTTCGCCGTCGAGCAGGTCGACGCCGTGCGCGCGGGACACCTCGACGACCGCGACGTCACGCGCCCTGAGCCTGGCGACGACGCGAGATCCGGCTGTGCCCGTCGCGCCGATCACGGCGATGGTGGTCAGCTGCCTCACCCCCTTCGTCGGTCGCTGAACTACCCGGTGAATCGCGATTCAAACGGGCCGATCCGGTGACAATCCCCTTCCCGTGATCGCACGCACACCGCGGAAGCGTTTGACGGGTCTGCCCGCGGGAACGCCGTAGGGACGAGTTGCACATAACCAAAGGGAGGTCTTTCCATGGGGGATGACAAGAGCGGACCGCAGGAAGCCGTCACGGGCGCCGTCGAGGGCGTGAAGGGCAAGATCAAGGAGGTCGGCGGGGCCGTCATCGGTCGCAACGACCTGGTCGAGGAGGGTCAGGCCCAGCAGGACAAGGCCGACGCTCAGCGCGACGCGGGCAAGAAAGAGGCCGAAGCCGAGTCCGCGCGGGCCGGCGCCGAGGCCGCCGAACAGCGCCAGAAGGAAAACCAGTAAGTCGTAGGTGAAGGGGTCCGGTCCCGCCGTGGGGCCGGACCCCTTTTACGTCGGCGCTGCCGGCTTGGTTTCAAACAGCCCGGCCGGGGCCTGATTCACGCGCGTTCGAGGTCGACGACCAGCGGGCGATGGTCGGAGATTCCCATCCGTTCGGCCTTGGCGGCACCGCCGCGCAGGCGGCGATCGTCGGTCAAGATGTGATCCAGTTGGCGGTCCGGCGCGTCCGCCGGAAACGTCTGGGCGGCGGCCAGCGCCCGCATGCCCGACCAGCGACGCACGGTCTTGGGCGTCATGTTGAGGTCCCCGGTCAGCAGCCGCGGGCCCGGGAAGCCGCGCAGGTCGCGCACGAGTCGGCGTAGCTGGCGCCGATTCCAGCCGGGTACGAAGGACAGGTGCGTGTTGGCCACCGTCAGCCCGCCCATCGGGGTGTGCAGCTGCGCGATGACCGCCGCCCGTGGCTCTTCGTCGACGACCATCATCCGGTCGGGGCCCGGCAGGTACATGGGAAAGCGCATGGGAATGCGGGGCAGCCGTACCACCTGCCAGCTGGCCACCGGGTAGCGCGACAGCAAGGCGATGCCGTAGGCGGCGGTCCCGGGTTGCTCGTGGCCCGTGGCGGCCATCCACGTCGCCCCGGGGGTGCCGGAGATCGCGGCCACGAACCGGTGCTCCACCGCTCCCATCGCTTCGGCCGCCACCGCGGTGAGGTCGGCGCGATCGGACCGCGGCTGATCACAGTCGACCTCCTGCAAACTCAGCACGTCGGGGTCGAGGCGGCGCACGCAGTCCCGCAGCCGCTGAAGCTGGACCCCGTCGCCGACGGTGCGGCCATGCAGGATGTTGAAGGTCGCCACGCGCATAGGGTTCCTCCTACCCGCTTTCCCGCTCGCGCAGTCATGGGCGCGCCGTCGGGGGCGGCCGCGGGTCACCAGATCCCACAGCGAGAAGGCGCAGCGGGAGACGGGGTCCTCAGCGCTGGCGGCCCGCGAGGCGGCCGAGCTCGGCGAGATCGCGCTCGGCGTGGCTTTGCCGGATGTAGATGCTCAGGTCGGCGACGCGCTGGGCGTGCCGCCCATCCTGGCAGAGCGGGCCCGGTCCCAGCGCGCGACCGGTGCGCGTGATGGCTTCGTCCACCGCGTGTTCCACCACCGTGCGGACGCGGCGGGCCAGCAGTTGAGCGGTGCCCGTCCGGTCGAAAGGGTCGGAGTCGACCTGGGTCGCCGCGGCGGCCAGCATCGCGTCGCCGGCGGCCAGGGCGGCGTCCACGGCGCCGAGGTGCGCCAACGAATAGGCATCAGCGGATTCGCTCGCGGCGCAACGGTATAGGGGATCGGCGACCCTGCGCGCGCCGCCGAGCCAGCAGGCGGCCACCCCGATGGCGCCGTGCCAGAACCCGGGCCGGTTCAGGTAGTCGCCGGGATCGCCCACGGCGACGGCGTGGGTGTTGGTGAACTGCACGGGCCGGGTGTCGCTGCCGGCCATCCCGGCGTTCCACCAGGTGCTGGGCAGCGGTTTGACGCCCGCGTCCGTCACCTGCACGGCGAACAGGCCCTGTGTTCCGTCTTCGAGCCGGGCGGTCGCCAGGGCGTGGGTGCAGAACCCGGCGCCCGAGCACCACACCTTCGTGCCCGTCAGGGTGAACGCACCGTCGGTATCGGTGGCGGTGAGCACCGCATCCGGGGATTCGGCGGCCCAAACGCCCCACAGCTGACCTGATTCCGGTGGTTTACCGCCCAATTCGTGAAGTATCGCGACGGCGTCGACGTGGGCCTCGGCGATCCTGGCGGCCACGATGTTCTCCTCGGCCAGCGACGCCAGGCGCTGCCAACGTTCGGCGGTGCGCCCGGAGGCGGGCAGTGGCAGCTCGAGGCGTCCGGAATCCAGCCAGTGCCTGACCAACCCCGCCGTCACGCGCAATCACCCGCCGCCGATCTCCCCGGTTGCCTGAGGCGCTCCGCGAACCCGTGTGCCGCCCGAGCCCGGGTTCGCGTGTCGCGGGCGAGGGCGGCGTCGTCGTAGGCGCGAAGCCAAGCGGTTGACATAGGTGAATATTTGCCCGAACGGCAGCAAGTTAAACGGTCTCAGTAACCCCGTCGCGCGGTTCGCGCAGGTTGCACCGGCCGCCGGCGGGGTATGACGTATGCACCATGGCTCCCGCCGAAACCCACGTCGACGCGCCCGCGTCCAGCCCGCAGCTGCGGGAGGCGTTGCGCGGTGCGGCATCGGCGCTCAAGCAGAACGGCCCTCGTTTCGCGCTGGCCGGCAGCTACGCATTGTGGGCCTACGGCGCGCCCGAACCCACGCATGACGTGGACCTGGTGGTCGCGGAGTCCGACGTCGACCACGCCGTGGCCACGCTGCGCGATGCCGGCTTCGGCGTCGAACGGCCGCCGGAGGATTGGCTGTTCAAGGCGCGCACCGGCGATACGGTCATCGATGTGCTGCACCGCCTCAACGGTGTGCGGGTGGAATCGGCCACCCTGGACTGCGCCGAGCAGCACGACGTGCTGGCCATCAGGATGCCCGTGCTGCCCCCCACGATGGTGTTGATCCAGCAGCTGCGTGCCCTGGGCGAGCACCACTGCGACTTCGCCAAGCTGTTGCCGGCCGCACGCGCCGTCCGCGAACAGCTCGACTGGGAGCGGGTCAGGCAGTGCACCGCCGACAACGACTACGCGGTCGCCTTCCTGGTGTTGGCCGACCGGCTCGGCCTCACGGCTCAGTGATTCCGCAGCTTGGCGACCAGCTTGTCCTTCGTCAGGCTTGAATATCCGGACATGCCAAGCTCTTTCGCGCGCTTCCTCAGTTGCGGCACGGTCCAGTCCTGGTAGGACCCGGACTTGCCGCCCTTGCGCCCGACCGAGGACTTGCCCCGCGCCGCGGCCGCATTGGAGATCCGGGCCGCCTTTTCCTTGGAGTCGCCCTGCTTGCGCAGGTCCCGGTACAACTTCTCGTTCTTGATCGACGAGTTCGGCATGGTTCATCCTCCTGTCCACGGTGAGACACCACAGGATGCCCGCACCAGTCCCGGTGAAAACCCATTTCCACGACGCCGTCGACGGCTATCCGCGACCGGGTGGGTTACCTAGCATTGATGCGGGTAGCCGGGAGGGGTGAGTGCTGCGGCCAGCAACAACGGGGACCTGCGCGGCGTGGTGGCGATCGGCGCCTCCGCGGGGGGAGTGGAAGCGCTGTCGAGGCTGGCGGCGGGGCTGTCGCTTGACCTGCCCTACGCCTACCTGATCACCCTGCACCTTCCCCCCGGCGCGCCGAGTGCCCTGGCCCGCATCGTCGACCGCAGCGGCCCGCTGCCGGCCGCCGCGGCGGAAGACGGCGAGAAGCTGGAACCGGCGCGCGTCTACGTTGCCCGCCCCGATCGCCACCTGCTCGTCGCCGACCACCGGGTGATGCTGTCCCAGGGGCCGACCGAGAACGGACACCGCCCCGCGATCAACGCGTTGTTCCGCTCGGCCGCTGTGGCATTCGGCCCGTTCGCGATCGGTGTCCTGCTCTCGGGGGTGCTCGACGACGGCGTGCTGGGCTTGGCGGCGATCCGCTCACGCGGCGGCGCCACCATCGGCCAATCCCCGGACGACGCGATGTTCCCAGCGCTGCCGATGAACGCGCGCGACGCCGGCGTGCTGGATCGGCAGGCCGCGGCGGCCGACATCGGTGCGGTGCTCGAAGAGCTGTCGAACCGGAAGATCAAGGAACCCGACATGGAACGCGACGCCGCGATGGACCTCGAGAACACAATCGCGATGATGTCGCGGTTCGCGACCGATTTCGACTCCGAACAACTGGGCACGCCGTCGGGGTACACGTGTCCGGACTGCAACGGCTCCCTGGTTTCGATCAGCGAGGGTAACTTTCGCTGCCGGGTGGGTCACGCCTGGACGCCCGACGCGTTGCTCGGCGCGCGGGACGACGAAGTCGAGTACGCGCTGTGGGTCGCGCTGCGCAGCCTGCAGGAGAAGACCCGATTGGCGCGACAATTGGCGGAGAAGGCGGGCCCGGGTTCCCTCCAGCGCCGCTACACCGACCTCGCCGAAGAAACTGAGCGGGCGCTGAAGGTGCTCGGCGACCGGCTGTCGGACAGGGTCCCTGACGGGAGTGATCCCGGTGATTGAGCCGGGACGGGCTGTCCGCGTCGACGCGGAAGCGCAGCGGGACGTACCGATCCTGGTGGCGGACGGGGTGCTGGACAGCTCGACGTATCGAGGCCTGCGCGACATCGTGATCAAAACCGCGCTCGACGAGCCCCGCGCGGTGATCGTCGACGTCGACCGGCTGGCGGTGCCGACGGCCTCGGCCTGGACGGTGTTCACCAGCGCGCGCTGGCACGTCAGCGTATGGCCGGACGTCCCGGTCCTGCTCGTGTGCTCGGACCCGCGCGTGCGCGGTGCCATCGTCGCGGGCGGCGTGGCCCGGTACGTGCCCGTCCACCCGAGCCGTGAGTCGGCGCTGCGCGCCGCCCATAGCCGGTCGATGCAGGTTCGGCGGCGGGCGCGCAGCGCGCTGCCGCGCTCGCGCGGCGGCCTCGGCTTGGCCCGCGCCCTCGTCACCGATTGGCTCACCGAGTGGGACAGCCGTCCGGTGATTCCCGTCGCGGCCACGGTGGCTACCGTCTTCGTCGAAAACGTCCTGGAGCACACCGAAAGCGCGCCGGTCCTGATCATCGAGAGTTTTGGCGACGACGTCACCGTCGCGGTGGAGGACGGCAGCGACCAATTGCCGGGCCGGCACGAGGACGCCGAGCGCGGTGCCGAAAACGTGTCCGGTCTGGCCATCGTTTCCGCGCTGTGCCGAGCGTGGGGCGCCACCCCGACCTCAACGGGAAAGACCGTCTGGGCACTGGTCGGTCGCGAGAATCGGTTCTGACGGCTGCGAGTAATGTTCAAGTCCTTCAGCCACGGTCAACCCTGATGGGACTTGGATGGAAGGCACGAGCGACGAGGCTTTCGAGGCCCTGCTGCGCTACATGCGGGATTCTCGCGGCTTCGACTTCACCGGTTACAAGCGCACGTCGCTGATGCGCCGTGTCCGGCACCGGATGGACCAGGCCGGCTTTAGCTCCTTCGAGGAGTACCTCGACTTCCTGCAGGCCAGCTCGGACGAATTCGCCGCGCTCTTCAACACCATCCTGATCAACGTCACCGCCTTCTTCCGCGATCCGGAGGCCTGGGGGTACGTCGGTTCCGAAGTCATCCCCCGGATGCTGGCGGAGCGCGGTCC
This genomic interval from Mycobacterium sp. SMC-2 contains the following:
- a CDS encoding chemotaxis protein CheB: MSAAASNNGDLRGVVAIGASAGGVEALSRLAAGLSLDLPYAYLITLHLPPGAPSALARIVDRSGPLPAAAAEDGEKLEPARVYVARPDRHLLVADHRVMLSQGPTENGHRPAINALFRSAAVAFGPFAIGVLLSGVLDDGVLGLAAIRSRGGATIGQSPDDAMFPALPMNARDAGVLDRQAAAADIGAVLEELSNRKIKEPDMERDAAMDLENTIAMMSRFATDFDSEQLGTPSGYTCPDCNGSLVSISEGNFRCRVGHAWTPDALLGARDDEVEYALWVALRSLQEKTRLARQLAEKAGPGSLQRRYTDLAEETERALKVLGDRLSDRVPDGSDPGD
- a CDS encoding STAS domain-containing protein, whose amino-acid sequence is MIEPGRAVRVDAEAQRDVPILVADGVLDSSTYRGLRDIVIKTALDEPRAVIVDVDRLAVPTASAWTVFTSARWHVSVWPDVPVLLVCSDPRVRGAIVAGGVARYVPVHPSRESALRAAHSRSMQVRRRARSALPRSRGGLGLARALVTDWLTEWDSRPVIPVAATVATVFVENVLEHTESAPVLIIESFGDDVTVAVEDGSDQLPGRHEDAERGAENVSGLAIVSALCRAWGATPTSTGKTVWALVGRENRF